One Nostoc punctiforme PCC 73102 DNA window includes the following coding sequences:
- a CDS encoding esterase-like activity of phytase family protein: MAIENGRTTASAYVDTVNNSDNRIIVPLLTVGDEVPLLTSTFDIDEAPQVDATEKYAFTGIPDGTGATQVTIAGKTYNYVWLNHELGGSVTTDISSTFPGEKITGARVSLFVFDENWKVIGGKNLIDTIVDSTGTYTLNTQTGLYTNASGATISPFDRFCSSYLAQSGFVDASGTEVPVYFAPEEGGDTSRGWAVTPDGTAQALDGLGRYRKENVVAASQYRAENSDQTVLFVSEDNDDGELYLWVGQQTADDPNGFNNGDLYVLKVNGAEFEGQVSEGTQKAATWTKVDKSIIFNADGTPKVDGSDLTAFVNSANNSTSFQRIEDFAEDQNNPGTFYFVTTGTKNKQGQGTAAGATDNPAEAEDPYGRLYRFKLNTSDPTAGISDFELLLTGGPGKGVSYDNITVDKSGKILLQEDQTSYGGDVMAAENREASVWSFDPTTKAIARVFALNEDAAGTVYNDPNAKGQWESSGIIEIPSESLPGSGAYLFDVQAHTVKNNVAGAPDQNILNGNHAEGGQLLAAIPQIAQKPVQDGRTTDPAYVKALDGSNYRLNQLLTVGDEIPLLQGEFGSFVPSGTEKYAFTGIPDGLGIYETDDAYYVFVNHELSDTTKTDFSSTISGQITGGRISLLQFDKNWKLVGGKDLIENAVDSKGNELGKITVTSDAVTQTGINFGRFCSAYLATYGFEGGPIFFTADEQNSDSLGWSVTTDGTAQSIDGLGRFSKENVLAASQYRATNSGKTVLLSTEDNGDGELYMFVGNQTAEDPNGLKDGDLYVLKVTGYDNETLAEGTKVKATWTKVDRSAVYDTKGTEDRGDDQLLNAGKPLSDWVNGSDNGVLRSTNFRRLEDITEDPNNPGTFYFVTTGTEDQLANGTFENPYGKAYRFSLNASDPTAEISNFELVLTGGPNTGVSYDNVTVDKNGKLLLQEDTAGLGGEIIDAQQRNDRVWSYDIATDTIKPLFEVDQNAQGTAFNSGLGSWESSGIIEAASNPQLGRSSYLFDVQASGVLNDVDLNQLNVLNGEHSRGGQLLIATPVPQVELVGFASLPADTFSDGPVSGADISANGRTGPFPGQPIQGFSGVQFANSDSLYFLSDNGYGSKDNSEDFLLRINRLDPNFKGTENGDGSVKVLDYIQLSDPNNKVPFQIVNEGTTGRLLTGADFDVESFVFDKDGTIWVGEEFGPYLLHFDASGKLLEAPIATPDRFKTLDGEAPKVIGHRGASGYRPEHTLESYKQAIARGADFIEPDLVVTKDGVLIARHEPALAVLNADGTVNFSNTTTDVYKHPEFADRKKTVSLDGNTITGWFAEDFTLAEIKTLRAEERLPFRDQSFDGLFEIPTLTEIIDLVKQVEADTGKKIGIYPETKHPTYSADEATYVGTTDKINRNISQLLIDTLKANNFTDPSRIFIQSFEVSNLKELHDVIMPAAGVDIPLVQLLDASDIDINGKIIESQPYDLKVSGDTRTYGDLRTPEGLAEVATYADGIGPWKRMIVSVKGTDANGDGKADDVNGDGAVNDADKTTLPPSTLIQDAHNAGLQVHPYTFRAEDQYLAADYKGKLELEIQQFYQLGVDALFSDFPDIADEVRDQLRDDPQYNVVRSPQNPDVLSGDAFANLGGSKGFEGGAINASKTKLYMLLEGTVQGDTPGALRINEFDLASHKYTDKKLYYRLDNPANAIGDLAVINDNEYLVIERDNGQGASAKFKRIYKIDLSKADSNGYVAKEEVADLLNIQDPNDLNGDGKTTFDFPFVTIENVLVVDKNTILVANDNNYPFSTGRPGNDPQNPVIDNNEILLLKLEKPLNLAPGLGQPQTEEINFGSTTSDDITVQPNQTLFTGDGADFVEGTKGNTIQTGNGEDTVLAGSDSSVSTGDGNDQIFIGQNGPAQNTSADGGNGNDVITVVEASGSNNLLGGTGDDSLTVIEGSRQSLFGGSGNDTLRSGGSNNRLYGGSGDDKLFSNFNDSLSGGDGDDVLFAGQQGGNRLTGGTGADQFWIANANLPTSKNIVTDFVVGIDKIGLGGIGVTQFSALTLLQQGSDTLVKAGNTELASLVGVTSTSLTANDFVFSASVI; encoded by the coding sequence ATGGCTATTGAGAACGGAAGAACAACAGCATCGGCTTACGTCGATACAGTAAATAACTCTGACAATAGAATAATCGTACCTTTATTGACTGTAGGGGATGAAGTACCCCTGTTAACTAGCACGTTTGACATCGATGAAGCCCCCCAAGTTGATGCCACCGAAAAATATGCCTTCACTGGTATTCCTGATGGCACAGGTGCTACCCAAGTAACGATCGCTGGAAAAACCTACAACTATGTATGGTTGAATCATGAGCTAGGCGGCTCTGTCACAACAGATATTTCCAGCACATTTCCTGGTGAAAAAATCACTGGTGCGAGGGTGTCGCTGTTTGTTTTTGATGAAAATTGGAAGGTCATCGGCGGTAAAAACCTGATTGACACCATAGTAGACTCAACTGGCACTTATACCTTAAATACTCAAACTGGTTTATACACCAATGCCAGTGGAGCAACCATTAGTCCTTTCGATCGCTTCTGCTCATCTTACCTAGCCCAATCCGGTTTCGTAGATGCTAGTGGTACAGAGGTTCCCGTCTACTTTGCTCCTGAAGAAGGTGGTGATACAAGTCGGGGTTGGGCTGTAACCCCAGATGGTACAGCACAGGCGCTTGACGGCTTAGGTCGCTATAGAAAAGAGAACGTAGTTGCAGCTTCTCAATATCGGGCAGAGAACTCCGATCAAACAGTGCTGTTTGTATCAGAAGATAATGATGACGGCGAACTGTATTTATGGGTTGGTCAACAAACCGCAGATGACCCCAATGGCTTTAATAACGGAGATTTATACGTTCTGAAAGTCAATGGTGCAGAATTCGAGGGTCAAGTTAGCGAAGGCACCCAAAAAGCTGCAACCTGGACAAAGGTTGATAAATCAATCATCTTCAATGCAGACGGTACACCAAAAGTAGATGGTAGCGATCTCACAGCCTTCGTTAATTCTGCCAACAATTCAACCAGCTTCCAGCGCATTGAAGATTTTGCCGAAGATCAAAATAATCCAGGAACTTTCTATTTCGTCACCACAGGCACTAAAAATAAACAAGGTCAGGGGACAGCAGCCGGAGCAACCGATAATCCTGCCGAAGCAGAAGACCCTTATGGCAGACTCTACCGCTTTAAATTAAATACCTCCGACCCCACAGCCGGAATCAGTGACTTTGAACTGTTGTTAACGGGTGGGCCTGGTAAAGGTGTCAGCTATGACAACATCACAGTTGATAAATCTGGCAAAATCTTGCTTCAAGAGGATCAAACCTCCTACGGTGGCGACGTAATGGCAGCAGAAAACCGGGAAGCTTCTGTTTGGTCTTTCGACCCCACTACCAAAGCGATCGCTCGTGTGTTTGCTTTGAATGAAGATGCTGCTGGTACTGTATACAACGACCCAAATGCCAAAGGGCAGTGGGAAAGTTCTGGCATTATCGAAATTCCTTCCGAATCATTACCAGGTAGCGGTGCTTACTTGTTTGATGTACAGGCTCACACCGTCAAAAATAATGTAGCAGGTGCGCCAGACCAGAATATTCTCAACGGCAACCATGCAGAAGGTGGACAACTTTTAGCCGCAATTCCCCAAATTGCTCAAAAGCCTGTTCAAGATGGTAGAACGACCGATCCCGCTTATGTTAAAGCACTCGATGGGTCAAATTACAGACTGAATCAACTCCTGACAGTTGGAGATGAAATCCCATTGCTACAGGGAGAATTTGGTTCCTTTGTCCCCAGTGGTACTGAAAAGTATGCTTTTACAGGCATCCCTGACGGTTTGGGCATTTATGAGACTGACGATGCTTACTATGTATTCGTCAACCATGAATTGAGCGACACTACTAAAACAGATTTTTCCAGCACAATTTCTGGACAAATTACAGGCGGTAGAATTTCGCTATTGCAATTTGATAAGAACTGGAAGCTAGTAGGTGGTAAAGACCTAATAGAGAATGCGGTTGATAGTAAAGGTAATGAATTAGGCAAGATTACAGTTACATCTGATGCTGTAACCCAAACAGGTATTAACTTTGGTCGATTCTGTTCAGCATACTTAGCAACTTATGGTTTTGAAGGTGGGCCAATATTCTTTACCGCCGATGAGCAGAATAGTGATAGTTTGGGTTGGTCCGTCACAACTGATGGTACTGCTCAATCTATAGATGGTTTAGGTCGCTTCTCCAAAGAAAACGTACTAGCAGCATCTCAGTATCGCGCCACCAATTCAGGTAAAACAGTTCTACTATCAACCGAAGACAATGGTGATGGCGAACTATATATGTTCGTCGGTAATCAAACAGCAGAAGACCCGAATGGCCTGAAAGACGGAGATTTGTACGTCCTCAAGGTGACAGGATATGACAATGAAACCTTAGCAGAAGGTACAAAAGTAAAAGCTACTTGGACTAAGGTCGATCGCTCGGCTGTTTATGATACCAAAGGTACAGAAGACCGTGGAGACGACCAGCTACTCAATGCTGGTAAACCTCTCAGCGATTGGGTAAATGGTAGCGACAATGGAGTGTTGCGTTCTACAAACTTCCGTCGTCTGGAAGATATAACGGAAGACCCAAACAATCCAGGTACTTTCTACTTTGTTACCACTGGAACAGAGGATCAACTGGCTAATGGCACTTTTGAAAATCCTTACGGTAAAGCTTATCGCTTCAGCCTGAATGCAAGTGACCCAACAGCAGAGATTAGTAACTTTGAATTGGTACTAACTGGTGGCCCAAATACAGGAGTAAGCTATGACAACGTAACTGTTGATAAAAATGGCAAACTCTTACTCCAAGAAGATACAGCAGGTTTAGGTGGAGAAATAATAGATGCCCAGCAACGTAATGATCGCGTTTGGTCTTACGATATTGCTACCGATACCATCAAACCTCTGTTTGAAGTAGACCAGAATGCCCAAGGTACTGCCTTTAATAGTGGCTTGGGTTCTTGGGAAAGCTCTGGTATTATCGAAGCCGCTTCTAATCCTCAACTAGGTCGCAGTTCCTACTTATTTGATGTCCAAGCTAGCGGTGTACTCAATGATGTAGATTTAAACCAGTTGAATGTACTCAATGGTGAACACAGCCGGGGTGGTCAACTATTAATTGCTACACCTGTACCCCAAGTTGAGTTAGTTGGTTTTGCTTCTTTACCTGCTGATACCTTTAGTGATGGGCCAGTTTCCGGTGCAGACATTTCAGCGAATGGCAGAACCGGGCCTTTCCCCGGACAGCCAATACAGGGCTTTAGCGGTGTTCAATTTGCTAACAGCGACTCTTTGTACTTCCTGTCAGATAACGGTTACGGTAGCAAAGATAATAGTGAAGATTTTCTGCTACGAATCAATCGTCTAGACCCGAATTTTAAGGGAACAGAAAATGGAGACGGCAGCGTTAAAGTTTTAGATTACATTCAACTGTCTGACCCTAACAACAAAGTTCCTTTCCAAATTGTGAATGAGGGAACTACTGGAAGATTACTGACTGGTGCAGACTTTGATGTAGAGTCATTCGTCTTTGATAAAGACGGGACAATTTGGGTTGGAGAAGAGTTTGGCCCTTACCTGTTGCATTTTGATGCCAGTGGTAAGTTATTAGAGGCTCCCATTGCTACACCCGACAGATTCAAAACTTTAGATGGCGAAGCACCTAAAGTCATTGGTCACAGAGGTGCAAGTGGTTATCGTCCAGAACACACCTTAGAGTCTTATAAGCAAGCAATTGCAAGAGGCGCTGACTTTATTGAGCCTGATTTGGTAGTTACAAAAGATGGTGTGCTAATTGCTCGCCATGAGCCAGCTTTAGCAGTTTTAAACGCTGATGGTACTGTCAATTTCAGCAACACAACCACAGATGTTTACAAGCATCCAGAGTTTGCCGATCGCAAGAAAACGGTAAGTTTAGATGGAAACACAATTACAGGTTGGTTTGCAGAAGACTTTACTTTAGCTGAAATCAAGACTTTACGCGCCGAAGAACGTCTACCTTTCCGTGATCAGTCCTTTGATGGTCTATTTGAGATTCCTACCCTCACAGAAATCATCGATTTGGTTAAGCAAGTAGAAGCCGATACAGGTAAAAAGATTGGCATCTATCCTGAAACTAAGCATCCAACCTATTCGGCAGATGAAGCTACTTATGTAGGCACCACAGACAAAATAAACAGAAACATCAGCCAGTTACTAATTGATACGCTGAAGGCAAATAACTTTACTGACCCCAGTCGCATCTTTATCCAGTCCTTTGAAGTGAGCAACCTCAAAGAACTACATGATGTAATTATGCCTGCGGCTGGGGTAGATATTCCCCTAGTTCAATTGCTAGATGCCAGTGACATTGATATCAACGGCAAAATCATCGAAAGTCAGCCTTATGATTTGAAAGTCAGTGGTGACACTCGGACTTATGGCGACTTGCGAACACCAGAAGGCTTGGCTGAAGTTGCCACTTATGCCGATGGCATTGGCCCTTGGAAGCGGATGATTGTGAGCGTCAAAGGTACTGATGCTAATGGCGATGGCAAAGCCGATGATGTGAATGGGGATGGAGCAGTTAATGATGCTGACAAGACAACATTACCTCCTTCAACCTTAATTCAAGATGCTCACAACGCAGGTTTACAGGTTCATCCCTATACCTTCCGTGCGGAAGATCAGTATTTAGCAGCAGATTACAAAGGCAAGTTAGAGCTAGAAATTCAGCAGTTCTATCAATTAGGGGTAGATGCACTCTTCTCAGATTTCCCAGATATCGCCGATGAAGTACGAGATCAACTCAGAGACGATCCTCAGTATAATGTGGTGCGATCGCCACAAAACCCAGATGTTCTCTCAGGAGATGCCTTTGCTAACTTGGGTGGCTCAAAAGGTTTTGAAGGTGGAGCAATCAACGCCAGCAAAACCAAGCTCTATATGCTGCTAGAGGGTACAGTTCAAGGTGATACTCCTGGTGCTTTGCGGATTAACGAATTTGATTTAGCTAGCCACAAGTACACTGATAAAAAGCTGTACTACAGATTGGATAATCCGGCAAATGCGATCGGCGATTTAGCAGTCATTAACGATAATGAGTACCTAGTCATTGAACGGGATAATGGTCAAGGAGCCTCAGCTAAATTCAAGCGGATCTACAAAATTGACTTGTCTAAAGCAGATTCTAATGGTTATGTAGCCAAAGAAGAAGTTGCAGACTTGTTAAACATCCAAGACCCCAACGACCTGAATGGAGATGGTAAAACCACCTTTGACTTCCCATTTGTCACAATTGAAAACGTTTTAGTTGTTGACAAAAATACCATTTTGGTAGCCAATGACAACAATTATCCCTTCTCTACAGGTCGTCCTGGAAATGATCCTCAAAATCCAGTCATAGATAACAATGAAATTCTACTGCTGAAGTTGGAGAAGCCCCTTAACCTTGCTCCTGGTTTAGGTCAACCTCAAACTGAAGAAATTAACTTTGGCTCTACTACCAGCGATGATATTACCGTTCAACCAAATCAAACTCTATTCACCGGTGACGGAGCAGATTTTGTCGAGGGTACTAAAGGGAACACAATCCAAACCGGAAACGGTGAAGACACGGTACTAGCCGGCAGCGACTCTTCAGTATCCACAGGAGACGGTAACGATCAGATATTTATTGGTCAAAATGGCCCGGCTCAAAATACCAGTGCTGATGGTGGCAATGGTAATGATGTTATTACCGTAGTAGAAGCCAGTGGTAGTAATAATTTACTTGGCGGTACAGGTGATGATAGCCTCACTGTAATTGAAGGTTCTCGTCAATCATTATTTGGTGGCTCAGGTAATGACACCCTCAGAAGTGGCGGTAGCAATAACCGTCTCTACGGTGGTTCTGGCGATGACAAACTCTTCTCCAATTTCAATGATTCCTTGTCTGGTGGCGATGGTGATGATGTGCTATTTGCTGGTCAACAGGGTGGTAATCGCTTAACTGGTGGTACTGGTGCTGACCAATTCTGGATTGCTAACGCCAATCTGCCAACTAGCAAGAACATTGTGACTGATTTTGTAGTTGGCATTGATAAAATCGGGCTGGGCGGTATTGGTGTTACTCAATTTAGTGCCTTAACTCTATTACAACAAGGTAGCGATACTTTGGTGAAAGCCGGAAATACAGAGTTGGCTTCATTAGTTGGAGTTACATCAACTAGCCTCACAGCAAATGATTTCGTTTTTTCTGCTAGTGTCATTTAG